A stretch of Pseudomonas sp. LRP2-20 DNA encodes these proteins:
- a CDS encoding DMT family transporter, with amino-acid sequence MNAYTYLAIAICAEVIATASMKAVKGLSTPLPLLLMVVGYGIAFWMLTLVVRSIPVGIAYAIWSGLGIVLISVAALVVYGQKLDVPAMLGMAMIVGGVVVIQLFSKTAGH; translated from the coding sequence ATGAATGCCTACACCTACCTCGCCATCGCCATCTGCGCCGAAGTCATCGCCACTGCCTCCATGAAGGCGGTCAAGGGTCTGAGCACGCCTTTGCCGTTGCTGCTGATGGTGGTGGGCTACGGGATAGCGTTCTGGATGCTGACCCTGGTGGTGCGCAGCATTCCGGTAGGCATCGCCTATGCGATCTGGTCGGGCCTTGGCATCGTGCTGATCAGCGTTGCGGCGCTGGTGGTCTATGGGCAGAAGCTGGATGTACCGGCAATGCTGGGCATGGCGATGATCGTTGGTGGCGTGGTGGTGATTCAGCTGTTTTCCAAAACTGCCGGGCACTGA